From Segatella copri, the proteins below share one genomic window:
- a CDS encoding DUF5103 domain-containing protein, whose product MKQLYTIISLLFLFTHTAWAQQHEIFNQRIRTLQVVGGTNWLSLPVSSLGGEPIHIDFDDMTHDYHRYSYKIEHCDANWNVSASLFESDYMRGFNGNQIIEDVEQSINTNHPYTHYHLAIPNADCQLAMSGNYRLTVYDDNAENEEEGKMFTACWMITEPQPLVKLKLEATSTTDIDIQKAHQQLKMELDHSQLRITHPNQLNIVVLQNGRWDNAVINPKPDYLSAGKMSWQHVRALIFDAGNEYRKFEFLDTDHPTMGIDAIDWDGSDYQVKVMTDSPRPNYVYDEAAKGSFYIRNSDNVENNNTCEYAQIHFTLKAPKLPGDVYLNADWTYGRFLPEYRMEYDEMTKTYHARLFMKQGYYSYQYLMKMEDGSIRLLPSEGNFYQTQNKYNVLVYYRAQSDRTDRLVGYGELK is encoded by the coding sequence ATGAAACAATTATACACTATCATCTCCCTTCTCTTTCTGTTTACCCATACTGCCTGGGCGCAGCAGCACGAGATATTCAACCAGCGCATCAGAACCCTACAGGTTGTAGGCGGAACTAACTGGCTATCGCTCCCAGTTTCGTCACTGGGCGGAGAACCTATCCATATCGATTTTGACGACATGACGCACGATTATCATCGGTACAGCTACAAGATTGAACATTGTGATGCAAACTGGAACGTATCTGCTTCGCTCTTTGAAAGCGACTATATGAGAGGCTTCAACGGCAATCAGATTATAGAAGATGTAGAGCAATCCATCAACACCAATCATCCTTACACTCATTATCATCTGGCAATTCCCAATGCCGACTGCCAACTTGCCATGAGCGGCAACTACAGACTGACGGTTTATGACGACAATGCTGAAAACGAGGAAGAAGGCAAAATGTTTACAGCCTGCTGGATGATTACAGAGCCTCAGCCATTGGTTAAACTGAAGTTAGAAGCTACTTCTACAACAGATATAGATATCCAGAAAGCCCATCAGCAACTGAAAATGGAACTGGATCACAGCCAGCTGAGAATCACTCATCCCAACCAGCTGAACATCGTAGTGCTTCAGAACGGAAGATGGGACAATGCTGTCATCAATCCTAAACCCGACTACCTGAGTGCGGGCAAAATGAGTTGGCAGCATGTAAGAGCTCTGATTTTCGATGCGGGCAACGAATACAGAAAGTTTGAATTTCTGGACACCGACCATCCAACCATGGGAATAGACGCCATAGATTGGGATGGAAGCGACTATCAGGTAAAGGTAATGACTGACAGCCCTCGCCCCAATTACGTTTACGATGAAGCTGCCAAAGGTTCGTTTTATATCCGCAACAGCGACAACGTAGAAAACAACAACACCTGCGAATATGCACAGATTCACTTTACCCTGAAAGCTCCAAAACTGCCAGGCGATGTTTATCTGAACGCAGATTGGACCTACGGCCGTTTCCTCCCCGAATACCGGATGGAATATGATGAAATGACGAAAACCTATCACGCACGTCTCTTCATGAAGCAAGGTTATTACAGTTATCAGTATCTCATGAAGATGGAGGACGGAAGCATCAGGCTGCTCCCATCAGAAGGAAATTTCTACCAGACCCAGAACAAATACAATGTACTGGTTTACTATCGGGCTCAGAGCGACCGCACCGACCGGCTGGTAGGATATGGAGAATTAAAATAA
- a CDS encoding HD domain-containing protein codes for MKQQVNLEIMDFVEKQILPKYNAFGESHGLRHVTRVIRNSLKLVPVTGADIDMVYVIAAYHDLGMSGPRAIHHITSGKILQADARLKRWFNKEQIKIMKEAVEDHRASSSRQPRSIYGKIVAEADRDIDVHEIFLRAIQYGKENNPADDKEQQWERFSQHMDEKYSRNGYIRLWIPNSPNEKALNELRNIIEDKTELRKYFEKIFEENS; via the coding sequence ATGAAGCAACAGGTAAATCTCGAAATCATGGACTTTGTGGAGAAACAGATTCTCCCCAAATATAATGCTTTTGGCGAAAGTCATGGACTCAGACATGTTACCCGAGTCATCAGAAACTCTCTGAAACTGGTTCCGGTAACCGGAGCCGACATCGATATGGTGTATGTAATAGCCGCTTACCACGACCTGGGGATGAGCGGTCCGCGTGCCATTCACCACATCACCAGCGGTAAGATTCTGCAGGCAGATGCAAGACTGAAGCGCTGGTTCAATAAAGAGCAGATTAAAATCATGAAAGAAGCCGTTGAGGACCATCGGGCTTCATCTAGCCGTCAGCCTCGCAGCATCTATGGCAAGATTGTGGCAGAAGCCGATCGCGACATTGACGTTCACGAGATATTTCTGCGCGCCATACAGTATGGCAAAGAAAACAATCCAGCTGATGACAAGGAGCAGCAATGGGAGCGGTTCAGCCAGCACATGGACGAGAAATATTCAAGAAACGGATACATCAGGTTATGGATTCCCAACTCCCCTAACGAGAAAGCGCTCAACGAACTGCGCAATATTATAGAGGACAAAACAGAGTTGAGAAAATATTTCGAAAAAATATTCGAAGAAAACAGCTAA
- the menA gene encoding 1,4-dihydroxy-2-naphthoate octaprenyltransferase produces MIETNSIKAWYLAARPKTLTAAAVPVLLGIALAYKDAQQIQTLPALLCLLFAWVMQIDSNLVNDYFDFKHGNDDETRLGPKRACAEGWITLGAMKWGIILTTLQGCAIGLPLVLFGGWEMVIVGICCVVFCFLYTTCLSYLGMGDILVLLFFGIVPVCCTYYLVMPETMQGVSLEAVLVSVACGLVVDTLLILNNYRDHDNDLRAGKKTLVVHIGKKNAERLYCALGNLGILTIIGVTICEVFQHEASSMFLPFAALYIILHNRTYMEMKKIGEGRELNRILGKTALNIFCFGIVSSLIIIGMAN; encoded by the coding sequence ATGATAGAAACAAATTCTATAAAAGCATGGTATCTAGCCGCTCGCCCGAAGACTCTGACGGCGGCGGCTGTTCCTGTTTTATTGGGTATTGCGCTGGCTTATAAAGACGCTCAGCAGATACAGACATTGCCAGCCCTACTCTGCCTGCTCTTTGCATGGGTGATGCAGATAGACAGCAATCTGGTGAATGATTATTTCGACTTCAAACATGGTAATGACGACGAAACCCGGCTGGGACCGAAACGTGCCTGCGCTGAAGGCTGGATTACATTGGGAGCCATGAAATGGGGAATCATCCTCACTACTCTTCAGGGCTGCGCCATAGGGCTTCCGCTGGTTCTTTTCGGTGGTTGGGAAATGGTCATTGTAGGCATCTGTTGCGTAGTCTTCTGTTTCCTCTATACTACCTGTCTCAGCTATCTGGGCATGGGCGATATTCTGGTGCTGCTCTTCTTCGGCATTGTACCCGTATGCTGCACATACTATCTCGTAATGCCCGAAACCATGCAGGGAGTAAGCCTGGAAGCGGTTCTCGTATCTGTAGCCTGCGGACTGGTAGTTGATACGCTGCTTATTCTGAACAATTACCGCGATCATGACAACGACCTGAGAGCCGGCAAGAAGACCCTTGTGGTTCACATAGGAAAGAAGAATGCCGAGCGGTTATACTGCGCATTGGGCAATCTGGGCATCCTTACCATAATAGGTGTAACCATCTGCGAAGTATTTCAGCATGAAGCCAGCAGCATGTTCCTGCCGTTTGCAGCACTCTATATCATTCTGCACAACAGAACCTATATGGAGATGAAAAAGATAGGCGAAGGCAGAGAACTGAACAGAATTCTGGGCAAAACAGCTCTGAACATCTTCTGTTTCGGCATTGTATCATCCCTGATCATCATCGGAATGGCGAATTGA